Proteins encoded in a region of the Mucilaginibacter sabulilitoris genome:
- a CDS encoding trehalase family glycosidase, with the protein MRPIISFACRKLCFLAIVWILSSTIAYAQEADVKFTSSDKKMERAFVWAKGMALHYKGKVGDPVGPWYESALPPREAFCMRDVSHQSIGAEILGLSKENHNMFTLFASNISASKNWCTYWEMNKWAKPAPEDYRNDKEFWYNLTANFDLIDATWRLYLWTGNKYYINDKAFTNFQEKTVKDYIDSWVLDADSLLTRPAHPNAPVPFNEEDSFHRCRGLPSYSEGVPNLKTGVDLVAALYRGLLTYSEILAAKRATKEAALYAQKAERYRQRLEADWWDEKDGRYYTYYGNDHKFGKDEGETFLLWFDALKNKQRREQTMMHIASKTWNVENTSYLPYLFYKNGNWDKARDYILYLADPSTERREYPEVSFGVVEGVIQGLMGVKPNAQSGIVSTIYKTNGSGNATVTHLSLLNTTINLTHNSKRQSTLYNGGEQQLKWKAMFYGIYKTAKANGKSTSVHKETDEQGKTISFIVVVVEPGKAVNVKVGD; encoded by the coding sequence ATGCGCCCCATCATTTCCTTTGCCTGCAGGAAGCTTTGTTTTTTAGCTATTGTTTGGATCTTGTCTTCTACCATTGCATATGCCCAGGAGGCAGACGTAAAGTTCACATCTTCAGACAAGAAAATGGAGCGGGCTTTTGTATGGGCTAAGGGTATGGCACTGCATTACAAAGGTAAAGTGGGCGATCCTGTAGGCCCATGGTATGAGTCGGCATTGCCGCCGAGGGAGGCATTTTGCATGCGTGATGTATCGCATCAAAGCATCGGTGCCGAAATATTAGGACTAAGCAAGGAGAATCATAATATGTTCACTTTGTTTGCAAGCAATATTTCTGCTTCAAAAAATTGGTGTACTTATTGGGAAATGAATAAATGGGCTAAACCTGCGCCTGAAGATTATAGAAATGATAAGGAATTCTGGTATAACCTGACCGCTAATTTCGACCTCATAGATGCTACCTGGAGACTGTATTTATGGACAGGGAACAAATATTACATCAACGATAAGGCTTTTACTAATTTTCAGGAAAAAACCGTTAAGGATTATATAGATAGCTGGGTACTCGACGCCGATTCTTTATTAACACGGCCTGCACACCCTAATGCGCCGGTTCCCTTTAATGAAGAAGATTCGTTTCATCGTTGCCGCGGATTACCTTCCTATTCGGAAGGCGTACCCAATTTAAAAACCGGTGTTGACCTTGTGGCTGCACTTTACCGCGGCCTGCTTACCTATTCGGAAATACTCGCGGCTAAGAGAGCTACAAAAGAAGCTGCTTTATATGCACAAAAGGCCGAACGTTACAGGCAACGTCTGGAGGCCGATTGGTGGGACGAAAAAGATGGACGATATTATACCTATTACGGTAATGATCACAAATTCGGGAAAGACGAGGGCGAAACTTTTCTGCTATGGTTTGATGCATTGAAAAACAAACAACGGAGGGAGCAAACCATGATGCATATCGCCTCAAAAACATGGAATGTGGAGAATACATCTTATCTGCCTTACCTGTTTTACAAGAACGGTAACTGGGATAAAGCGAGAGATTATATCCTGTATCTTGCTGATCCCTCTACCGAAAGAAGGGAATACCCTGAAGTTTCTTTTGGGGTTGTAGAAGGTGTTATACAGGGTTTAATGGGTGTTAAGCCCAACGCGCAATCCGGCATTGTTAGCACCATTTATAAAACTAATGGAAGCGGCAATGCAACCGTAACACACCTGTCTTTGCTAAATACAACGATAAATTTAACACACAATAGCAAACGCCAGTCAACCTTATATAACGGAGGCGAACAGCAATTGAAATGGAAAGCCATGTTTTATGGGATTTATAAAACAGCTAAAGCTAACGGAAAATCCACATCTGTACACAAGGAAACAGATGAGCAGGGTAAAACAATCTCATTTATAGTAGTGGTTGTAGAACCCGGAAAAGCGGTGAACGTAAAGGTTGGAGACTAA
- a CDS encoding AMP-dependent synthetase/ligase gives MEKAARLFDCIVAQAKAPKPDLLNAKVNGTWKAYSTREAHDMINQLAISLLEMGVSAGDGTTEGRDKIGLISSGRPEWLITDLAVQQTGAILVPLYPNTNCKELEQILNEAEIKYLFVSNQELCDKIHQIIDKLPALKAVYSFDTTEGFTNWSTLFKPLPEGYQERIKTISDTITADTVATIIYTSGTTGRPKGVMLTHKNIMCNVWACGDILGRIPLEHQKALSFLPLNHIFEKTCTYVYLYYGFSVFYAESMETIGANMKEAKPDIFTAVPRLLEKVFEKIMVQGQKLQGFKRKVFFWSIKVAEEFEIGKTDWWYNIKLAIADKLVYSKWRDAIGGNVRAIVIGSSACPIKLEKIFTAAKMVVIEGYGLTETSPVIAANRYQESGRRFGTVGQLVNGVEVQIAEDGEILTKSDCVMVGYYKNPEMTAEVITNGWFHTGDIGELDKDGFLRITDRKKEIFKTSGGKYVAPLPIENKMKENYFIEQMMVVGAERKFTSALIVPSYTHLQPWCVKNDIPITTHQEMVKNPKVIALYQSIINDFNPEFNHVEQVKKVTLLPDEWSIDSGELTPTGKMKRKIITEKYKTEIDKMYTGEEHENPSLVH, from the coding sequence ATGGAAAAGGCAGCAAGATTGTTTGATTGTATTGTGGCACAGGCCAAAGCGCCAAAGCCCGATTTACTGAATGCCAAAGTTAATGGCACATGGAAAGCTTACAGCACCCGGGAGGCTCATGACATGATCAATCAGTTGGCTATATCGCTGCTGGAAATGGGTGTATCGGCAGGTGACGGTACAACCGAAGGGCGCGACAAGATAGGATTGATCAGTAGTGGCCGACCCGAATGGCTCATTACCGATCTGGCTGTTCAGCAAACCGGGGCTATACTGGTACCCCTATATCCTAATACCAATTGCAAGGAACTGGAACAAATATTAAATGAGGCCGAAATAAAATACCTGTTTGTAAGCAATCAAGAATTATGCGACAAAATACACCAGATAATTGATAAACTGCCCGCGTTAAAAGCTGTTTACTCGTTTGATACAACAGAGGGTTTTACCAACTGGAGCACGTTGTTTAAGCCATTGCCGGAAGGCTATCAGGAAAGAATCAAAACTATCTCCGATACCATTACCGCCGACACGGTTGCCACTATTATCTATACCTCCGGTACTACCGGGCGACCAAAAGGCGTTATGCTCACCCACAAAAATATCATGTGCAATGTATGGGCATGTGGTGATATACTTGGCCGTATTCCGTTAGAGCATCAAAAGGCGCTCAGTTTTTTACCACTCAACCACATATTTGAAAAAACCTGCACTTATGTTTACCTCTACTACGGCTTCTCTGTTTTTTATGCTGAAAGTATGGAAACTATCGGTGCCAATATGAAAGAAGCCAAACCAGATATTTTCACTGCCGTACCCCGTTTGCTGGAAAAAGTATTTGAAAAGATCATGGTTCAAGGCCAAAAGCTGCAGGGTTTTAAAAGAAAGGTCTTCTTTTGGTCAATCAAGGTTGCAGAAGAGTTTGAGATAGGTAAAACTGACTGGTGGTATAACATTAAACTTGCCATTGCAGATAAGTTAGTGTATAGTAAATGGCGGGATGCTATAGGCGGCAATGTGCGCGCCATTGTTATAGGTAGCTCCGCCTGCCCAATTAAACTCGAAAAAATATTTACAGCTGCTAAAATGGTGGTCATAGAAGGCTATGGACTAACCGAAACCTCGCCGGTGATAGCTGCTAATCGTTACCAGGAAAGTGGGCGCAGGTTTGGTACCGTTGGCCAATTAGTAAATGGTGTTGAGGTGCAGATAGCCGAAGATGGCGAAATACTTACTAAAAGCGATTGTGTAATGGTCGGTTACTACAAAAACCCCGAAATGACCGCAGAAGTTATTACCAATGGCTGGTTCCATACCGGGGATATAGGAGAACTGGATAAGGACGGCTTTCTGCGGATAACTGATAGAAAAAAAGAGATCTTCAAAACCTCGGGTGGTAAATATGTAGCACCGTTGCCCATCGAAAATAAAATGAAAGAGAACTATTTTATTGAACAGATGATGGTAGTAGGTGCCGAAAGAAAATTCACCTCAGCGCTTATTGTGCCCTCTTACACTCATTTACAGCCATGGTGTGTTAAAAACGATATCCCGATTACAACGCATCAGGAAATGGTTAAAAATCCAAAAGTTATAGCATTGTATCAATCAATAATAAATGATTTTAACCCCGAATTTAACCATGTGGAACAGGTTAAAAAAGTAACGCTGTTACCCGATGAATGGTCGATAGACAGCGGAGAACTCACCCCCACCGGTAAAATGAAACGGAAGATCATTACCGAAAAATACAAAACCGAGATAGACAAAATGTACACCGGCGAAGAGCATGAGAATCCCTCACTTGTACACTAA
- a CDS encoding M28 family peptidase — protein sequence MIKFCFLFLFIVTIGNALSAQQLKLSTDVERSLKLVSPEQIKADITYLADDKLKGRAPGTEGYQMAVDYVVAQLKSLGVKPAGENATWLQQVKMRRAFTSNPVLSLNSGQFNNLILRDDAYVIYPNPANPAVRTSGDLVFAGYGITEPTLGYDDYAGLDVKGKIVLVMRGAPEKFPSSVAAHTMSTAQILKVAAEHGAIGVMMGQADSTMKLNNISKGIYSVLDNQDRVAVSRTYYSDQISVFCSVNYDLFNMLLGSAGKSLSDITSHLKAGQAHSFALNVGVNISYTSRYQDVTSYNVVGKIPGTDPILKYEYVVHSAHLDHLGVGEPIEGDSIYNGAHDNASGVASLLAIARVYKNIKIKPKRSILMVLVTGEESGDLGSGYFAKYPTVPVKNMVADINTDMPTIIAPLLSITALGAEHSSLANQVTQAADHLGLSVEPDPEPAQSRFTRSDQYSFVLQGIPALHIKYGSKTADGKNNMNEIVAPWRAKYYHKPQDDINGIFDFEAGKKYAQLNFLIGYLVAQNPDRPTWNPGDIFEQK from the coding sequence ATGATTAAATTTTGTTTCTTGTTCCTGTTTATTGTTACAATTGGTAATGCGTTATCGGCCCAGCAGCTAAAATTAAGTACAGATGTTGAGCGGTCATTAAAGCTGGTTTCTCCCGAACAAATAAAAGCAGATATTACCTATTTGGCCGATGACAAGTTGAAAGGACGGGCACCAGGGACTGAAGGTTATCAAATGGCTGTAGATTATGTTGTTGCACAATTGAAATCGCTTGGTGTTAAACCTGCAGGCGAAAATGCCACCTGGTTACAACAGGTGAAAATGCGTAGGGCATTTACCAGTAACCCTGTTTTATCATTAAATAGTGGTCAGTTTAATAATTTGATTTTGCGAGATGATGCCTATGTGATCTATCCTAACCCGGCAAATCCAGCTGTGAGGACCTCGGGCGACCTGGTATTTGCAGGGTATGGCATCACTGAACCAACTCTTGGATATGATGATTATGCCGGACTGGATGTAAAAGGGAAAATTGTATTGGTGATGCGTGGAGCCCCGGAAAAATTTCCGTCTTCGGTCGCTGCACATACGATGAGTACGGCTCAAATTTTGAAGGTTGCTGCCGAGCACGGTGCAATAGGCGTTATGATGGGACAGGCTGATTCAACAATGAAATTAAATAATATTAGCAAGGGCATTTATAGCGTGCTTGATAACCAGGACCGCGTGGCTGTATCCCGTACTTATTACTCTGATCAAATAAGCGTATTTTGTAGTGTTAATTATGATTTGTTTAATATGTTGCTGGGCAGCGCCGGTAAATCGCTGTCCGATATTACAAGCCATCTGAAAGCCGGACAAGCTCACTCATTTGCTTTAAATGTGGGTGTAAATATTTCATATACTTCACGTTATCAGGATGTTACAAGCTATAACGTTGTTGGCAAAATACCTGGCACAGACCCTATACTAAAATATGAGTATGTAGTACACAGTGCTCATTTAGATCATTTGGGAGTAGGTGAACCTATAGAAGGTGATTCTATATATAATGGTGCGCATGATAACGCTTCGGGGGTAGCCAGTTTATTGGCTATTGCCAGGGTATATAAGAATATTAAAATAAAACCCAAACGGTCAATACTCATGGTGTTGGTAACAGGCGAAGAATCCGGCGACCTGGGATCGGGCTATTTTGCAAAATACCCAACAGTACCTGTTAAAAATATGGTTGCGGACATTAATACCGATATGCCCACTATTATAGCTCCTTTATTATCAATTACTGCTTTAGGTGCCGAACATTCTTCACTGGCTAACCAGGTTACACAAGCGGCAGATCATCTTGGCTTAAGTGTTGAGCCCGATCCTGAGCCTGCTCAGTCGCGTTTTACCCGAAGCGATCAGTATAGTTTTGTTTTACAGGGTATCCCGGCCCTGCATATTAAATATGGCAGCAAAACGGCTGATGGCAAAAACAATATGAATGAAATTGTGGCGCCTTGGCGGGCTAAATATTATCATAAGCCCCAGGATGATATAAACGGCATTTTTGATTTTGAGGCGGGAAAAAAATATGCCCAGCTCAACTTTCTGATCGGGTACCTCGTGGCGCAGAATCCTGACCGGCCAACGTGGAATCCGGGAGATATATTTGAGCAAAAGTAA
- a CDS encoding SDR family oxidoreductase, with amino-acid sequence MSDNKTAEPGMLRGDALKGKTIIITGGGTGLGRAMGTYFLKLGANLVITSRKLDVLEKAATEMEAETGGKVLAIACDVRNYDEVEKMLQQSLDTFGQVDCLLNNAAGNFISPTERLSANAFSAVIDIVLKGSVNCSLALGKYWIDKKLPGNILNIITTYAFTGSAYVVPSACAKGGVLAMTRSLAVEWGRHGIRTNAIAPGPFPTEGAWQRLLPGDLAQKFDFKTRVPLKRVGEHQELANLAAFLVSDFSGYINGEVITIDGGEWLQGAGQFSGLEMIPDNMWDGIEQATRKK; translated from the coding sequence ATGAGCGATAATAAAACTGCAGAACCGGGTATGTTAAGAGGTGATGCCTTGAAAGGAAAAACCATTATCATTACCGGAGGTGGCACCGGTCTTGGCCGGGCTATGGGTACTTATTTTTTAAAATTGGGGGCTAACCTGGTAATCACCAGCCGTAAACTGGATGTGCTGGAAAAAGCCGCGACAGAGATGGAAGCAGAAACAGGTGGAAAAGTTTTGGCCATTGCCTGCGATGTACGCAATTATGACGAGGTTGAAAAGATGCTGCAGCAGTCCCTCGATACCTTTGGCCAGGTTGACTGTTTATTAAACAATGCCGCAGGTAATTTTATTTCCCCTACCGAACGGCTTTCGGCAAACGCATTTTCGGCTGTTATTGATATTGTATTAAAAGGTTCGGTCAATTGCTCGCTGGCCCTGGGCAAATATTGGATAGACAAAAAACTACCGGGCAATATTCTAAATATCATTACCACATATGCCTTTACCGGCTCGGCTTATGTGGTGCCGTCGGCCTGCGCAAAGGGTGGCGTGCTGGCCATGACACGCTCACTGGCTGTTGAATGGGGACGACATGGCATCCGCACCAACGCCATAGCGCCGGGACCTTTTCCTACCGAAGGTGCATGGCAGCGCTTATTACCAGGGGATTTGGCACAAAAATTTGATTTTAAAACCCGCGTCCCGCTTAAACGTGTAGGCGAGCACCAGGAACTGGCTAATCTGGCTGCATTTCTGGTATCTGATTTTTCGGGCTATATCAATGGCGAAGTGATTACTATTGATGGTGGTGAATGGCTGCAAGGCGCCGGACAGTTCAGCGGGCTTGAAATGATACCTGATAATATGTGGGACGGTATTGAGCAGGCTACAAGAAAGAAATAG
- a CDS encoding mechanosensitive ion channel family protein, with amino-acid sequence MKNHLRCLTLACLLLTLCFAAIAQDKTKSLKPDTAKHVYNNTRQTKKGGGMSSLFADSAKLTSSDYQLQIENTYMLLNNIDNKSELSLNITQIRTKLKDADSVLIVLKDNILNNSSALNLRNLQVFRTLLQNIQSDLKEHRQILDSTDNKLTDLKGSMRKLRSDTVLRQLLKDSVLKQQFAPQLKDMRTVWRTSTAKLRRSAAIINRLQTHTSSSTITTVQLLEKVNNLLTTSAIRIFGKEYNYLWQKDTTADAANARSSFNKAYQGEKKALNYYFKDSGNKRLFLLLIGVLFFIWIYRNIRILKRRKAMQSISNLDFTYLPSGFIIASFVVMFSIAPLFDLYAPSTYIESMQFVLMIILTVICWKKWPRELFLYWIAMVVLYICFSFTHHMADPGFWQRSLLILLNIFSFTFGLLFLSKMRQNLHLKGFLRFVIILHNVMNVLSVLFNIFGRFSLAQILGNAAIFSFMQAIGLAVFSQICVEAILLQIVASRVKRGFTGDFEHGQIIKSFRRLILFLVVILWLIVFTTNLNVYTSLLENLTGFLHTPRSIGNATFTVGGVVLFFFIIWMAHLLQRYVGYFFGDTEDEEEVHDKGQRSRLLIAKLVLLCLGYLLAVAASGVPVDKITIVIGALGVGIGLGLQNIVNNFVSGIVLIFDRPLQIGDIVEIGDQTGRVREIGLRSSTLLTQEGAEVIIPNGDILSQKIVNWTLTNSQRRLEMELVVSGNTDMEVVSSAIKKTIRASKYVYQSREPQILFTKVNEDGFDLKAYFWSTEVSKAEEAKSEILLLLHEKLNAEGIFIK; translated from the coding sequence ATGAAGAACCACCTTCGCTGCCTGACCTTAGCTTGCTTACTATTAACGTTGTGTTTTGCGGCAATTGCCCAGGATAAAACAAAAAGTTTAAAACCCGATACAGCCAAACACGTGTATAATAACACTCGGCAAACAAAAAAAGGTGGCGGCATGTCATCCCTGTTTGCCGATTCGGCTAAGCTTACCAGCAGTGATTATCAGTTGCAGATTGAAAACACTTACATGTTACTCAATAATATAGATAACAAAAGTGAGCTGAGCCTGAATATCACCCAAATAAGAACAAAGCTAAAGGATGCTGATTCTGTTCTGATAGTTTTAAAAGATAATATCCTCAATAACAGTAGCGCTCTAAACCTGCGGAACCTGCAAGTGTTCAGGACCTTACTGCAGAATATTCAAAGTGACCTTAAAGAGCACCGCCAAATATTGGATAGTACGGATAACAAATTAACAGATCTCAAAGGTAGCATGAGAAAGCTGCGGTCTGATACAGTATTAAGACAGCTATTAAAGGATTCTGTGCTGAAACAGCAGTTTGCTCCACAATTAAAGGATATGCGCACGGTATGGCGTACCAGTACCGCAAAACTAAGGAGAAGCGCCGCCATAATAAACCGGCTGCAAACCCATACGTCATCCAGTACTATAACTACAGTACAATTACTCGAAAAAGTAAACAACCTGCTTACTACATCGGCCATCCGCATATTTGGTAAAGAGTATAATTATTTGTGGCAAAAAGATACTACCGCTGATGCAGCAAACGCCCGTTCTTCATTTAATAAAGCTTACCAGGGTGAAAAGAAAGCGTTGAACTACTATTTTAAAGACAGTGGTAATAAACGCTTGTTTTTGTTACTTATCGGCGTATTGTTCTTTATATGGATATACCGGAATATACGGATATTAAAACGCCGGAAAGCAATGCAAAGTATTAGTAATCTTGATTTTACCTATCTGCCATCCGGATTTATTATTGCCTCGTTTGTGGTGATGTTTTCTATCGCACCGCTGTTTGATCTGTATGCCCCCTCAACTTACATTGAGTCAATGCAGTTTGTGCTCATGATTATTCTTACCGTAATTTGCTGGAAAAAATGGCCGCGAGAATTGTTTCTCTATTGGATCGCAATGGTTGTTCTTTATATCTGCTTCTCCTTCACCCACCACATGGCCGATCCGGGATTCTGGCAACGCTCTTTATTAATCTTACTTAATATATTCTCTTTTACCTTTGGTTTGCTCTTCCTTTCAAAAATGCGGCAGAATTTGCATCTGAAAGGGTTTTTAAGGTTTGTGATCATCCTGCACAATGTTATGAATGTGCTGTCGGTGCTCTTTAATATATTCGGGCGCTTTTCGCTTGCTCAGATATTGGGCAACGCCGCCATATTCTCCTTTATGCAGGCAATAGGATTGGCTGTATTTAGCCAGATTTGCGTAGAGGCCATATTATTGCAAATAGTAGCCAGTCGTGTTAAACGCGGGTTTACTGGCGATTTTGAGCATGGACAAATCATTAAAAGTTTCCGCCGGCTTATTCTTTTCCTTGTGGTTATATTATGGCTTATTGTATTTACCACTAACCTGAATGTATATACCTCATTATTAGAAAACCTTACCGGCTTTTTGCATACGCCGAGAAGCATTGGTAATGCCACCTTCACCGTTGGAGGTGTAGTGCTCTTCTTCTTTATTATCTGGATGGCGCATTTACTGCAGCGGTATGTGGGTTACTTTTTCGGGGATACAGAAGATGAGGAGGAAGTGCACGATAAAGGGCAGCGCTCCCGGCTGTTAATCGCCAAGCTTGTTTTATTATGCCTCGGTTATTTGCTGGCAGTGGCTGCTTCAGGTGTACCGGTTGATAAGATCACGATTGTGATTGGCGCATTGGGTGTTGGTATTGGTTTGGGATTGCAGAACATCGTAAACAATTTTGTATCGGGCATAGTATTGATCTTCGACAGGCCTCTGCAAATAGGTGATATAGTGGAAATTGGCGATCAAACCGGAAGGGTAAGGGAAATTGGGTTACGTTCAAGTACTTTACTAACGCAGGAAGGAGCCGAAGTAATTATACCTAATGGCGATATACTCTCACAAAAGATTGTTAACTGGACGCTCACCAATAGCCAGCGCAGGCTGGAAATGGAACTGGTTGTGAGTGGAAATACGGATATGGAAGTAGTTTCGTCGGCCATCAAAAAAACTATCCGCGCATCTAAATATGTTTATCAAAGCCGAGAGCCACAGATATTATTTACAAAGGTTAATGAAGATGGATTTGATCTGAAGGCATATTTCTGGAGTACAGAAGTATCTAAAGCGGAAGAAGCAAAAAGCGAAATATTACTTTTATTGCACGAGAAACTGAATGCGGAAGGCATCTTTATAAAATAA
- a CDS encoding threonine synthase, with the protein MVNHIELVGTSLIINLKCPECGTLHNAGVINTVCINENCRSTLFTQYDLTTGLNKSVLKDRPATMWRYKELLPVINDKNIVTLGEGFTPIIPVENLKQYTNNNEVFWKDESGNPTGSFKARGISAAVSKAKELGIHTIATPTAGNAGGALAAYAARGGMKAIVYMPKQTPKVFKDECRLYGAELIEINGNISDCGKLVNEHALLNNWFQVSTLKEPYRLEGKKTMGYEIAEQFNWQLPDVIFYPTGGGTGLIGIWKAFDEMEQLGWIGSKRPRMVVVQSQSCDGIVKAFQAGLYVSEFADGGFTIANGLRVPKPYADKIILKVLRESQGAALTVSDEEMSIAIKEIAKYEGMLMAPEGAALWPAYKKLKATGWVEAGEKVLLINTGSGYKYLENMDI; encoded by the coding sequence ATGGTTAATCATATTGAATTGGTAGGAACATCCTTAATAATAAATTTAAAGTGCCCGGAGTGTGGCACTCTGCATAATGCCGGGGTTATCAATACGGTTTGTATTAATGAAAACTGCAGATCTACCTTATTTACACAATATGACTTAACTACCGGCCTCAACAAGTCTGTTTTAAAGGATCGACCGGCAACCATGTGGCGTTATAAGGAGCTTTTACCAGTTATCAACGATAAGAACATTGTAACACTTGGTGAAGGTTTTACGCCTATAATACCCGTTGAAAACCTTAAGCAATACACGAATAATAATGAAGTATTCTGGAAGGATGAATCAGGCAATCCTACGGGCTCTTTTAAAGCAAGAGGGATAAGCGCCGCTGTATCAAAGGCTAAAGAATTAGGTATTCATACCATCGCTACACCAACTGCAGGAAACGCAGGAGGGGCATTGGCTGCTTATGCGGCTCGGGGAGGCATGAAGGCTATTGTATATATGCCTAAACAAACCCCCAAAGTTTTTAAAGATGAATGCCGTTTATATGGTGCCGAATTGATAGAGATAAATGGCAATATAAGCGATTGTGGTAAGCTGGTTAATGAGCATGCCCTGTTAAATAACTGGTTTCAGGTGTCAACACTGAAAGAGCCATACAGGTTGGAAGGAAAGAAAACCATGGGTTATGAAATTGCTGAGCAGTTTAACTGGCAATTGCCCGATGTGATTTTTTATCCAACAGGCGGGGGGACTGGGCTTATCGGTATATGGAAAGCCTTCGACGAGATGGAGCAATTAGGTTGGATAGGCAGCAAGAGACCGCGTATGGTAGTGGTACAATCACAAAGCTGTGATGGTATAGTTAAAGCCTTTCAGGCGGGGCTATATGTTTCTGAATTTGCTGATGGTGGTTTTACTATAGCCAATGGTTTACGCGTACCTAAACCTTATGCCGATAAAATTATATTGAAAGTTCTTCGTGAAAGTCAGGGTGCTGCACTTACTGTGAGCGATGAGGAAATGAGCATTGCCATAAAAGAAATAGCTAAATATGAAGGCATGCTTATGGCACCAGAAGGAGCTGCTTTGTGGCCGGCTTACAAAAAACTAAAGGCTACCGGATGGGTAGAGGCTGGAGAAAAAGTATTACTTATTAATACAGGTAGTGGCTATAAATACCTGGAAAACATGGATATATAA
- a CDS encoding enoyl-CoA hydratase/isomerase family protein, whose protein sequence is MTTFQLTINNGLAVVTLDRGRSNAINHQMVKELITCIKTLEQDTSVDGLILTGKPGFFSSGVDLIEAYEYNEEQSRALWTDFLQLQRMMVAFKKPMVAAISGHCPAGGCIMTICSDYRVMADGPFIIGLNEIPVGIIVPDSVFNVYSFWLGEHKAYQYLMEGKLLKVQEALDVGLVDEISASENLLSTAERKIRTYMQLNPVTWSQSKLNLRKELIDKLSTDPTAALNSMLEQWWAPETRKGLQMLIQNLKSKSATAQ, encoded by the coding sequence ATGACCACATTTCAATTAACCATAAATAACGGACTGGCTGTTGTAACACTCGACAGAGGACGTTCCAACGCCATTAATCATCAAATGGTTAAGGAGCTGATTACCTGCATCAAAACACTGGAACAGGATACCAGCGTGGATGGCCTTATTTTAACCGGCAAGCCGGGATTCTTTTCATCGGGTGTTGATTTAATTGAAGCTTACGAATATAACGAAGAACAAAGCCGCGCCCTGTGGACCGATTTTTTGCAACTCCAACGGATGATGGTAGCTTTTAAAAAGCCAATGGTGGCAGCCATAAGCGGGCATTGCCCAGCAGGAGGTTGCATCATGACCATTTGTAGTGACTATCGTGTAATGGCCGATGGACCGTTTATAATCGGCTTAAATGAGATACCCGTTGGCATTATCGTACCCGATAGTGTATTTAACGTGTATTCATTCTGGCTTGGCGAGCACAAGGCTTACCAGTATTTAATGGAAGGTAAACTTTTAAAAGTTCAGGAGGCGCTTGATGTGGGATTGGTTGATGAGATAAGCGCCTCCGAAAATTTACTAAGCACGGCCGAAAGAAAGATCCGGACGTATATGCAGTTAAATCCGGTTACCTGGAGCCAAAGTAAACTGAACCTGCGTAAAGAACTGATTGATAAATTAAGTACCGACCCAACCGCCGCTTTAAACAGTATGCTTGAACAATGGTGGGCTCCGGAAACCCGTAAGGGGCTGCAAATGCTTATTCAGAATTTGAAATCCAAATCGGCAACAGCCCAATAA